The Brachyspira aalborgi genome has a segment encoding these proteins:
- a CDS encoding HAD hydrolase-like protein — protein MSKYENILFDLDGTITDSANGIINGVIYGIKKVNEIYNLNIEMPSKEILRKFIGPPLDISFMKYCRNDENLANEFIKYYREDYNGNNGLFNCKLYEGIFDLIKNLHDKNFNLFVATAKPKESAIRIIEYFNLNTFFKNIYAPILGEKTKNKTDVLIEALSKEKFDKSKTIMIGDRIDDIEGAKIVGIDSIAVRYGFGNDEEFENATYIVDDAKSVFDILVK, from the coding sequence ATGTCTAAATACGAAAATATTTTATTCGACCTTGACGGCACTATAACCGACTCGGCTAACGGAATAATAAACGGCGTTATATACGGAATAAAAAAAGTAAACGAAATTTATAATTTAAATATAGAAATGCCTTCAAAAGAAATTTTAAGAAAATTCATAGGTCCGCCTCTCGATATAAGTTTTATGAAATATTGCCGTAATGACGAAAATCTTGCAAACGAATTTATAAAATATTACAGAGAAGATTATAACGGAAATAATGGATTATTTAATTGCAAATTATACGAAGGAATTTTTGATTTAATAAAAAATTTGCATGATAAAAATTTTAATTTATTTGTCGCTACTGCGAAGCCAAAAGAATCGGCTATTAGAATAATAGAATATTTTAATTTAAATACTTTCTTTAAAAATATTTACGCTCCAATTTTGGGAGAGAAAACTAAAAATAAAACCGATGTTCTTATAGAAGCTTTATCAAAAGAAAAATTCGATAAATCAAAAACTATAATGATTGGCGATAGAATAGACGATATAGAAGGCGCTAAAATCGTAGGTATAGATTCTATTGCTGTTAGATACGGTTTTGGAAACGATGAAGAATTTGAAAACGCCACTTATATTGTAGATGATGCAAAAAGCGTATTTGATATATTAGTTAAATAA
- the recO gene encoding DNA repair protein RecO, translated as MIKNIQAFILSYNQYKTSSIIASFLTENSIIDAICYRAKKDSKAFGSDFMSVSKMQISLYQKKQPNLSILKESSIIKNYNLIEKSIYSSLAVFYIREILLYSAKDFDERYFILMEKILNAMEELEENKNALLKNYLNILLRAFEMKVLHISGISPQLDSCVLCSNSKANFYSISEGGIICDNCKKTLKDAIELDKNDINFMRIIKRTSLIDIVKNKEINNFYSNSISNVRDIMNKSLFNHLNKNFKSLKVLEEVLFN; from the coding sequence TTGATAAAAAATATTCAAGCGTTTATTTTATCTTACAATCAATATAAAACTTCTTCAATAATAGCTTCTTTTCTAACAGAAAACTCAATAATAGACGCAATATGCTATAGAGCAAAAAAAGATTCAAAAGCTTTCGGTTCTGATTTTATGAGCGTATCAAAAATGCAAATAAGTTTATATCAAAAAAAACAGCCTAATTTATCGATATTAAAAGAATCTTCAATAATAAAAAATTATAATTTGATTGAAAAATCAATTTATTCTTCGCTTGCAGTTTTTTATATAAGAGAAATTTTATTATATTCGGCAAAAGATTTTGACGAAAGATATTTTATTCTTATGGAAAAAATCTTAAACGCTATGGAAGAATTGGAAGAAAATAAAAATGCATTATTAAAAAATTATCTCAATATACTTTTAAGAGCTTTTGAAATGAAAGTTTTGCATATATCGGGAATATCGCCGCAATTAGATTCATGCGTTTTATGTTCAAATAGCAAAGCGAATTTTTATTCGATATCTGAAGGCGGAATTATATGCGATAATTGTAAAAAGACTTTAAAAGACGCTATTGAACTTGATAAAAACGACATTAATTTTATGAGAATAATAAAACGAACTTCTTTAATCGATATAGTTAAAAATAAAGAAATAAATAATTTTTATTCAAACTCAATAAGCAATGTAAGAGATATAATGAATAAATCTCTTTTTAATCATTTAAATAAAAATTTCAAAAGTCTTAAAGTGTTGGAAGAGGTTTTATTTAACTAA
- a CDS encoding DUF362 domain-containing protein — translation MPRFINNDCVACGSCLPECAFGAISEGDIYVIDPEKCTDCAACEPVCPSNAIHQA, via the coding sequence ATGCCACGATTTATAAATAACGATTGTGTAGCCTGCGGTTCATGCTTGCCTGAATGCGCATTTGGAGCTATAAGCGAAGGCGATATTTATGTAATAGACCCTGAAAAATGCACGGATTGCGCCGCTTGCGAGCCTGTTTGTCCAAGCAACGCTATACATCAAGCTTAA